The Meiothermus sp. CFH 77666 genome segment CACACATCACTTTTCCGCTGGTTTTTTACCCTCGTAAAACTCTTGCCAATGCGGCGCTCTGCCGTCTATATCGGTGAAGCCATACTCGCGGCTCAGATGCCAGGTGGCCAGGGCCTGGCCTGCTTTTTCGTGGATCTTGGGGTCGGAGGCCAGCGCCACCACGGCCCGCCCAATGTAATGTGGGGTCTCGGACTCGGCATAGTAGGGGTCTTTGGCAATCGCATCGCGCCAGTTGGCCTCGCTCACGCCAAAGTGCTCGAGCATCGCCTCCGAGCGCAGGAAGCCGGGCGTGAGGGCCAGAGCGGTGATGTGGGCCTTTGCACGGTTGGGCTCGCCACTGACGTTGATGCGTTGGCCCTTGAATTCCTCCGCCATGTTGTGGGCCAGACGAATTACGGTGGTCTTGACCAGATCGTAGAAAAAGTTACCCCGGTAGCTCAGGCTGTCGCCGTCAGTGACTTCGATAATCAAACCTGAGTTTTGCTCGACCATCAGCGGCACAGCGTAGCGGCTGGTGAGGAGGTGGCTGTATACCGAGCGCTCCAAGAGCCTCCAGCCCTGGGCCATGTCCAGCTCCCAGAAGGGCTTGCCCCACTCGATGAGGGCATCGCCACCCCACACATCATTCACCAGAATATCCAGCCTGCCCTGCTCGACCTTTACCTGCTCAAACAGGCTCCTGACCTGATCCTCCTGGGTATGGTCTACCCTTACCGAAATGCCTTTTCCACCGGACTGGGTTACCAGTTCGGCGGTTTCCTCGATGGTCTCGGGTCGGTTGAGGTCGGAAGGGTGGCCCCTGGTGCTGCGGCCCGTGCAGTACACGGTGGCCCCAGCCGCACCCAACTCTACCGCAATACCCCGGCCACAGCCCCTGGTGGCTCCTGCCACTACCGCAATTTTTCCTTTGAGATTAGACATGTTCCCTCCGCATCTCGACTACTTCTGGCTCCAAGCGAATCGCCAAGCGCATGAGTACCCTGGCCACTCGAGTTCGCCAGTCCAGCCCTATTGGTAAATGGGCCTGCAAGGTTTCGGGGTGGTCGGAAGTTTCGAACTGCTCTTGTAGGGCTCTCTGAGCTAGATATGTGTAGAGTACGTATTGGCAGTGATCCATTGCCCCCTCCACAACCTAGCCTAGACCGGTTATAGGTCACCTTCTGTCATATTGGTGGAATAGGGTTGAGGTATGCGAGCGGATCGTTTGGTTTCGATTTTGCTGTTGTTGCAGACCAGAGGGCAGGCCACCACCGCAGAGTTGGCGAAGAGGCTCGAGGTCTCGCCGCGCACCA includes the following:
- a CDS encoding SDR family oxidoreductase encodes the protein MSNLKGKIAVVAGATRGCGRGIAVELGAAGATVYCTGRSTRGHPSDLNRPETIEETAELVTQSGGKGISVRVDHTQEDQVRSLFEQVKVEQGRLDILVNDVWGGDALIEWGKPFWELDMAQGWRLLERSVYSHLLTSRYAVPLMVEQNSGLIIEVTDGDSLSYRGNFFYDLVKTTVIRLAHNMAEEFKGQRINVSGEPNRAKAHITALALTPGFLRSEAMLEHFGVSEANWRDAIAKDPYYAESETPHYIGRAVVALASDPKIHEKAGQALATWHLSREYGFTDIDGRAPHWQEFYEGKKPAEK